The genomic DNA TGGTGACGCTGAGTTCGCGACGTATCAGCTCGATCGCTTGCGCAACCCCGCCTTGGCCGCCTGCGCCAAGGCCGTAGAGGAAAGCCTTGCCGATAAGCCCGGCGCGCGCGCCGAGTGCCAAGGCCTTGAGCAGATCCTGGCCACTGGTGATACCGCTGTCGAACAGCACTTCGGTACGCCCATCGACGGCTTCGACGATAGACGCAAGCACATCGATCGAGCCGGGTGCGCCATCGAGCTGACGACCGCCATGGTTCGATACGACGATCGCATCGACGCCGTGTGCGGCCGCCAGTCGTGCGTCTTCAGGATCGAGGATGCCCTTGATGATGAGCTTCCCCGGCCAGAGTTCGCGAATCCACGCCAGGTCGTCCCAGTTGAGCGTCGGATCGAACTGATTGGCGATCCATTGGGCGAGCGTCGTCAGGCTGTCGGCGCCGCCGATGCGCCCCTCCAGATTGCCGAACGAACGACTCGGAGCCTGCAGCACATGCCATGCCCAACGCGGCTTGCTGGCAATATCGAACAGGTTGCGCAGGGTAATCTTCGGGGGCACCGAGAGACCGTTCTTGATCTCACGGTGGCGTTGGCCCTGTACGGTGAGGTCGGCGGTCAGCATTAGCGCAGAACAGTCGGCCGCGCGGGCGCGCTGGATCAGTTCGCGGGTAAAGCCGCGATCGCGCATGACGTAAACCTGGAACCAGAACGGCGTATCGCTGGCCGCATGCACCTGCTCGATCGAGCAGATCGACATGGTGCTCAGACAGAACGGAATGCCTGCCTGAGCCGCTGCGCGCGCGCCGTGGATCTCACCGCTGCCGTGTTGCAGCCCGGTCAGACCGGTCGGCGCGATGGCCAGCGGCATGCTTGCCGGCGAGCCGATAATCGTCGTCGCCAGCGACCGGTTGTCGACATCCTGCATCACGCGCTGCCGTAGCTGCAGACGATCCAGTGCACGCCGGTTTTCGTGCAGCGTCGTTTCGTCGTACGAGCCGCGATCGGCATATTCGAAGAATGCCCGTGGCACGCGTCGGCGGGCGAGCGCACGCAGGTCGGCGATATTCGTCACGGGCGTCTTCATGGGCTCAGCCTGCTTCTGCCAGCGCGGTGTTCTTCCACACGATGCCGTTGGGGAACAGATGATCGCTTATCGAGGCATCGTGCATACGGGCGGAAAACCCTGGCGTCGTGGGCGCGAGATAGCGACCGTCGACGATCCTGACCGGATCGACGAAATGCTCG from Dyella sp. GSA-30 includes the following:
- a CDS encoding alpha-hydroxy acid oxidase, whose translation is MKTPVTNIADLRALARRRVPRAFFEYADRGSYDETTLHENRRALDRLQLRQRVMQDVDNRSLATTIIGSPASMPLAIAPTGLTGLQHGSGEIHGARAAAQAGIPFCLSTMSICSIEQVHAASDTPFWFQVYVMRDRGFTRELIQRARAADCSALMLTADLTVQGQRHREIKNGLSVPPKITLRNLFDIASKPRWAWHVLQAPSRSFGNLEGRIGGADSLTTLAQWIANQFDPTLNWDDLAWIRELWPGKLIIKGILDPEDARLAAAHGVDAIVVSNHGGRQLDGAPGSIDVLASIVEAVDGRTEVLFDSGITSGQDLLKALALGARAGLIGKAFLYGLGAGGQGGVAQAIELIRRELSVTMALTGQRDAAHISPDILWRRT